The following are encoded in a window of Panicum virgatum strain AP13 chromosome 5N, P.virgatum_v5, whole genome shotgun sequence genomic DNA:
- the LOC120674297 gene encoding katanin p60 ATPase-containing subunit A-like 2 — translation MDFKGFWESRFGGKKEREPEQNGSANGEANGSAPKRTADLAVYEQFEQQARQTQVRAAAIRDGAADVIQKPLLPPFESAEMRNLAETLLRDIIRGSPDVKWESIKGLENAKRLLKEAVVMPIKYPKYFTGLLSPWKGILLFGPPGTGKTMLAKAVATECKTTFFNISASSIVSKWRGDSEKLVKVLFELARHHAPSTIFLDEIDAIISQRGEARSEHEASRRLKTELLIQMDGLTKTNDLVFVLAATNLPWELDAAMLRRLEKRILVPLPEAEARQAMFEELLPATTSKLEVPYNVLVEKTEGYSGSDIRLVCKEAAMQPLRRLMSVLEASDELVPEEELPEVGPLKPEDIEIALRNTRPSAHLHAHRYEKFNQDYGSQVLCSEHA, via the exons atG GATTTCAAGGGGTTCTGGGAGTCCAGATTCGGGGGCAAGaaggagcgggagccggagcaGAACGGGAGCGCCAACGGCGAAGCCAACGGGAGCGCCCCGAAGAGGACCGCCGATCTGGCGGTCTACgagcagttcgagcagcag GCCAGGCAGACCCAGGTCCGAGCTGCCGCGATCCGCGATGGGGCTGCCGATGTGAT CCAGAAGCCCCTTCTTCCACCATTCGAGTCAGCTGAAATGCGTAATCTCGCGGAGACATTGTTGAG GGATATTATTCGTGGGAGTCCAGATGTGAAATGGGAGAGCATCAAAGGATTAGAGAATGCGAAACGCCTTCTAAAAGAGGCAGTTGTCATGCCCATAAAGTACCCAAA ATACTTCACTGGTCTCCTTTCTCCATGGAAAGGCATCTTACTTTTTGGGCCCCCAGGGACAGGAAAG ACAATGCTGGCAAAAGCGGTCGCTACTGAGTGCAAAACCACCTTCTTCAACATTTCAGCATCATCAATTGTCAGCAAATGGCGTG GAGATTCAGAGAAGCTTGTCAAAGTTCTGTTTGAGCTTGCTAGGCATCATGCACCATCCACAATATTTCTAGATGAAATAGATGCCATTATCAGCCAGCGTGGTGAAGCCCGTAGTGAGCATGAAGCTAGTCGTCGCTTGAAGACTGAACTGCTTATTCAG ATGGATGGTTTGACAAAGACAAACGACTTGGTATTTGTACTTGCAGCTACAAATCTACCATGGGAATTGGATGCCGCTATGCTGCGCCGGCTTGAGAAGCGG ATTCTTGTACCGCTTCCTGAAGCTGAAGCAAGGCAAGCAATGTTTGAGGAACTTCTGCCAGCAACTACCTCAAAGCTAGAGGTCCCGTATAATGTACTAGTTGAGAAGACTGAAGGTTACTCTGGTTCAGATATTCGTCTTGTGTGCAAAGAAGCTGCCATGCAACCACTGAGACGTCTCATGTCAGTTCTTGAAGCCAGTGATGAGTTGGTGCCGGAGGAAG AACTGCCTGAGGTTGGGCCTCTGAAACCTGAAGATATAGAAATTGCTTTAAGGAACACTAGACCATCAGCCCATCTCCATGCACATCGCTATGAAAAGTTCAACCAGGACTATGGGAGCCAGGTTCTATGTTCAGAGCATGCTTGA
- the LOC120674352 gene encoding calcyclin-binding protein-like, with product MSAEELRLELDELRQLEGLAKRPRVQSLLANEIRNVEAKLAKAAAPTPEPQAAVAAATAPARPGLNYVTLGSFSWDQDNDKIRIYIFLEGVEQEKVETIFKPMSVDIKFHNVNGKNYRCAIPKLNKEIVPDKCKVVVKPTKVVVTLCKASKGNWLDLYFKEDKFKPSMDKEKDPMSGIMDLMKNMYEEGDEDMKRTIAKAWTDARSGKTTDSLSGLR from the exons ATGTCGGCGGAGGAGCTGCGTCTGGAGCTGGACGAGCTGAGGcagctcgagggcctcgccaAGCGCCCCCGCGTCCAGTCCCTCCTTGCCAACGAGATCCGCAACGTTGAAGCCAAG TTGGCGAAGGCAGCTGCACCAACACCCGAGCCGCAGGCGGCGGTTGCGGCTGCGACTGCGCCGGCACGCCCTGGTTTGAACTACGTCACGTTGGGGTCCTTCAGCTGGGATCAGGACAATGACAAGATCAGG ATTTATATTTTCCTGGAGggggttgagcaagagaaggtgGAGACTATATTTAAGCCAATGTCAGTGGATATAAAGTTTCACAATGTTAATGGCAAGAATTATCGGTGTGCCATACCAAAGCTGAACAAGGAAATTGTTCCTGACAAATGTAAGGTTGTGGTGAAGCCTACAAAGGTTGTTGTTACCCTCTGCAAAGCTTCTAAAGGCAACTGGTTAGACCTGTACTTCAAGGAAGACAAG TTCAAGCCAAGCATGGACAAGGAGAAGGATCCAATGTCTGGAATCATGGACTTAATGAAG AACATGTATGAGGAAGGTGACGAAGATATGAAGCGTACAATAGCCAAAGCTTGGACCGACGCCAGATCTGGGAAAACGACTGATTCATTGAGTGGATTACGTTGA